One Pseudomonas sp. FP1742 genomic window carries:
- a CDS encoding acetyl-CoA sensor PanZ family protein, with product MPIIVELLKEATYQDQQDLQKIYRDAPDWLFAPFTGDTELIESCLRDGSLIAGRFNDRLLGAARLQRHQDVWHLSQLCVRKITRRRGVAERLVNEAQKMASQSGATLHLLVPAGHLEAQALAAKLKVPLDILPT from the coding sequence ATGCCGATCATTGTCGAACTGCTGAAGGAAGCCACTTATCAGGATCAGCAAGATCTGCAGAAGATTTACCGCGACGCCCCGGACTGGCTGTTTGCACCCTTTACAGGGGATACCGAGCTGATCGAAAGCTGCCTGCGGGACGGCTCGTTGATCGCCGGACGCTTCAACGATCGACTGCTGGGTGCGGCACGTTTGCAACGGCACCAGGATGTCTGGCATTTGTCCCAATTATGCGTACGAAAAATTACCCGTCGTCGCGGCGTCGCCGAGCGCCTGGTGAACGAAGCACAGAAAATGGCGTCGCAATCGGGCGCGACATTGCACCTGCTGGTGCCTGCCGGGCACCTCGAAGCCCAAGCTCTGGCGGCTAAGCTGAAGGTGCCGCTGGATATACTCCCTACGTGA
- a CDS encoding oxidative damage protection protein, with protein MTRTIMCRKYKEELPALERAPFPGAKGQDIFDHVSAKAWADWQKHQTLLINEKRLNMMNAEDRKYLQGEMDKFFSGEEYAKAEGYVPPAQ; from the coding sequence ATGACCCGCACCATCATGTGCCGCAAGTACAAAGAAGAACTGCCCGCCCTGGAGCGCGCTCCATTTCCGGGTGCAAAAGGTCAGGACATTTTTGACCACGTCTCGGCCAAGGCCTGGGCCGACTGGCAGAAACACCAGACCCTGCTGATCAACGAAAAACGCCTGAACATGATGAACGCCGAAGACCGCAAATATCTTCAGGGCGAGATGGACAAGTTCTTTTCCGGCGAGGAATACGCCAAGGCCGAAGGCTACGTTCCACCTGCTCAATAA
- the hisA gene encoding 1-(5-phosphoribosyl)-5-[(5-phosphoribosylamino)methylideneamino]imidazole-4-carboxamide isomerase has translation MLIIPAIDLKDGACVRLRQGRMEDSTVFSDDPVSMAAKWVEGGCRRLHLVDLNGAFEGQPVNGEVVTAIAKRYPNLPIQIGGGIRSLETIEHYVKAGVSYVIIGTKAVKDPAFVAEACRAFPGKVIVGLDAKDGFVATDGWAEISTVQVIDLAKQFEADGVSAIVYTDIAKDGMMQGCNVSYTAALAAATKIPVIASGGIHNLGDIKSLLDAKAPGIIGAITGRAIYEGTLDVAEAQAFCDSYKG, from the coding sequence ATGCTGATTATTCCCGCTATCGATCTCAAAGACGGTGCCTGTGTTCGTCTGCGCCAGGGCCGCATGGAAGATTCCACAGTGTTCTCCGATGACCCGGTGAGCATGGCTGCCAAGTGGGTGGAGGGCGGTTGCCGTCGTCTGCATCTGGTCGACCTGAACGGTGCGTTCGAAGGCCAGCCGGTCAACGGCGAAGTGGTCACCGCCATCGCCAAGCGCTACCCGAACCTGCCGATTCAGATCGGCGGCGGTATCCGTTCCCTGGAAACCATCGAACACTACGTGAAAGCGGGTGTGAGCTACGTGATCATCGGCACCAAGGCCGTGAAAGATCCGGCCTTCGTCGCCGAAGCCTGCCGCGCGTTCCCAGGCAAGGTGATTGTCGGCCTGGATGCCAAAGACGGATTTGTCGCCACCGACGGCTGGGCTGAAATCAGTACCGTGCAGGTCATCGACCTGGCCAAGCAATTCGAGGCCGACGGCGTGTCCGCGATCGTTTATACCGACATCGCCAAAGACGGCATGATGCAGGGCTGCAACGTCTCTTACACCGCTGCTCTGGCTGCCGCGACGAAGATCCCGGTCATTGCATCCGGCGGTATCCACAATCTGGGTGACATCAAGTCGCTGCTTGACGCCAAGGCGCCAGGCATCATCGGAGCCATCACTGGCCGGGCGATCTACGAAGGCACCCTCGATGTCGCTGAAGCGCAAGCTTTCTGCGATTCGTACAAAGGCTGA
- a CDS encoding alpha/beta fold hydrolase — MNLQDIPSLAPTQLELPLPTRTPGESFREPAADGFLLGGFTWRHTHQDPTRPVVIVNAATSVRCRHYSRFADYLFANGFDVITYDYRGIGESRPASLKGLEASWSDWGALDFEAMLQRAQREFAGQPINVVGHSFGGCAAGLGASGHLIRRLVTVGAQFAYWRDYAPAHRWRMFAKWHVVMPLMTMLCGYFPGKRLGWLEDTPAGVVRDWSTPSNRYEKRPSGRLIHARTGRLPFANVSAQTLAISLSDDPYGTIPAIERLLGYLTGSTNTHLRITPEDIGEEEVGHFAFFRSAYQATLWPIALSWLQTGELAPNTPGRRVPRS; from the coding sequence ATGAACTTACAGGACATACCCTCACTGGCCCCGACGCAACTCGAGTTGCCGTTGCCCACCCGCACACCCGGCGAATCCTTCAGGGAGCCCGCCGCCGATGGCTTCCTCCTTGGCGGCTTCACCTGGCGGCACACCCATCAAGACCCAACTCGCCCGGTGGTTATCGTCAACGCTGCCACCTCTGTCCGTTGCCGACACTATTCGCGCTTCGCCGATTACCTGTTCGCCAACGGCTTTGACGTGATCACTTATGACTACCGAGGCATCGGCGAGTCGCGTCCCGCATCGTTGAAAGGGCTCGAGGCCTCATGGTCCGACTGGGGCGCGCTGGATTTCGAGGCGATGCTGCAAAGAGCGCAACGCGAATTTGCGGGACAACCCATCAATGTCGTCGGCCACAGCTTCGGCGGCTGTGCTGCGGGGCTGGGGGCCTCCGGGCATTTGATCCGACGCCTGGTGACAGTGGGCGCGCAGTTCGCTTACTGGCGCGACTACGCCCCCGCTCATCGCTGGCGGATGTTCGCCAAGTGGCACGTGGTGATGCCGTTGATGACGATGCTTTGCGGCTACTTCCCCGGCAAACGCCTGGGTTGGCTCGAAGACACCCCCGCCGGCGTGGTTCGCGACTGGAGCACGCCCAGCAACCGATATGAGAAACGCCCCAGCGGTCGCCTCATCCACGCCAGAACCGGTCGACTGCCCTTCGCCAACGTCAGCGCACAAACCCTGGCCATCAGCCTCAGCGACGATCCCTACGGCACGATTCCAGCCATAGAACGCCTGCTTGGCTACCTCACCGGCAGTACAAATACCCACCTGAGAATCACACCTGAGGACATCGGCGAAGAAGAAGTCGGACATTTCGCCTTTTTTCGCAGCGCATACCAAGCCACACTATGGCCCATTGCATTGTCCTGGCTGCAGACCGGCGAACTGGCCCCCAACACCCCTGGGCGGCGAGTGCCACGCAGCTGA
- a CDS encoding YhcG family protein — protein MSHLKPDNTQDPQMASLLGSLGELIRDARQKVLRAVDTVQVQTCWQIGRHIVEFEQEGARRAAYGKQLLSTLAKVLTSEFGKGFDERNLRYMRDFYQTFPIWNAVRSELSWTHYRRLLRVDNDNARHWYMNESALQNWSSRALERQINTLYYERLLASRDRVAVKQEAAINIQQMNASPRDFIRDPVLLEFLGLPNAGRVQESDLEQALIDQLQGFLLELGKGFAFIARQQRISTDSRDFYIDLVFYNYLLKCFVIFDLKRGVLTHQDVGQMDMYVRMYDDLKRGPEDGPTVGLILCAQKDESVVRYSVLQGNEQLFASTYRLVLPSEEELRTELDREWAVLEERLLKRPR, from the coding sequence ATGAGCCACCTCAAACCCGATAACACTCAAGATCCACAAATGGCTTCACTGCTCGGCAGTCTGGGCGAGCTGATCCGTGACGCGCGCCAAAAGGTGCTGCGAGCGGTCGATACCGTTCAGGTGCAAACCTGTTGGCAGATCGGCCGGCATATCGTGGAGTTCGAGCAGGAAGGGGCTCGGCGGGCAGCTTATGGCAAGCAGCTGCTCTCGACACTGGCCAAAGTCCTGACTTCCGAGTTTGGAAAAGGTTTTGACGAACGCAACCTGCGATACATGCGGGATTTTTATCAGACCTTTCCAATCTGGAACGCAGTGCGTTCCGAATTGAGCTGGACCCACTACCGCAGGCTGCTGCGAGTCGACAACGACAACGCTCGCCACTGGTACATGAACGAATCAGCACTCCAGAACTGGTCAAGTCGCGCCCTTGAGCGCCAGATCAACACCCTCTACTACGAACGCCTGCTGGCGAGCCGCGACCGGGTTGCCGTCAAGCAGGAAGCCGCCATCAACATCCAGCAAATGAACGCCAGCCCTCGGGATTTCATCCGGGATCCGGTGCTGCTCGAGTTTCTCGGCCTGCCCAATGCAGGCCGGGTTCAGGAAAGCGATCTTGAGCAAGCACTGATCGATCAACTCCAGGGTTTTCTGCTCGAACTGGGCAAAGGCTTCGCCTTCATCGCTCGCCAGCAACGTATCAGTACCGACAGCAGAGACTTCTACATCGACCTGGTGTTCTACAACTACCTGCTCAAGTGCTTCGTCATCTTCGACCTCAAGCGCGGCGTACTGACTCACCAGGATGTGGGCCAGATGGACATGTATGTACGCATGTACGACGACCTCAAGCGCGGACCGGAGGATGGCCCCACCGTCGGCCTCATTCTCTGCGCGCAAAAAGATGAATCGGTGGTGCGCTATTCAGTGCTGCAAGGCAACGAACAACTGTTCGCAAGTACCTACAGACTGGTGCTGCCGAGTGAGGAGGAACTTCGCACAGAACTGGATCGGGAATGGGCGGTGCTTGAGGAGCGGTTACTCAAGCGCCCCCGATAA
- a CDS encoding OFA family MFS transporter gives MTTSITADGFADRPAFLSKERIIAKPGFNRWLVPPAALAIHLCIGMAYGFSVFWLPLSKALGVTKAVACAPDMSFIAQVFSSQCDWPISMLGWIYTLFFIFLGCSAAIWGGWLEHAGPRKAGVVSALCWCGGLLISALGVYTHQIWLMWIGSGVIGGIGLGLGYISPVSTLIKWFPDKRGMATGMAIMGFGGGAMVGAPLAAALMGHFASPTSVGVWQSFLVMAAIYFVFMIGGALSYRVPPTGWKPEGWTAPAKKASNAMITHRHVHVNVAWKTPQFRLVWLVLCLNVSAGIGILGMASPLLQEVFAGKLLGNDLTFGQLDASQLASIAAIAAGFTGLLSLFNIGGRFFWASFSDYLGRKNTYFVFFALGFALYALIPNLGHLGSVALFVAAFCIILSMYGGGFATVPAYLADLFGTQMVGAIHGRLLTAWAAAGVLGPVLVNYLREYQLSIGVERAAAYDITLYILAGLLVLGFICNLLVRPVADKYFMTDAELAAEQALGHDKGADASTVLEWKADAGTKPLAVAAWLVVGIPLAWGIWVTLQKTAVLFH, from the coding sequence ATGACTACGAGCATCACGGCGGACGGCTTTGCCGACCGGCCCGCGTTCCTGTCCAAGGAGCGCATCATCGCCAAGCCCGGTTTTAACCGTTGGCTTGTACCACCGGCCGCTCTGGCCATCCACCTCTGCATCGGCATGGCCTACGGCTTTTCGGTGTTCTGGCTGCCGCTGTCCAAAGCCCTGGGCGTCACCAAAGCCGTGGCTTGTGCGCCGGACATGAGCTTTATCGCTCAGGTCTTTTCGTCGCAATGCGACTGGCCGATCTCGATGCTCGGCTGGATCTATACCCTGTTCTTCATCTTCCTGGGTTGCTCGGCAGCGATCTGGGGCGGTTGGCTCGAACACGCAGGCCCACGCAAGGCAGGTGTTGTATCGGCACTGTGCTGGTGTGGCGGTCTGCTGATTTCGGCGCTGGGGGTCTATACCCACCAGATCTGGCTGATGTGGATCGGCTCCGGGGTCATCGGCGGTATCGGCCTGGGCCTGGGTTACATCTCGCCGGTTTCGACCCTGATCAAGTGGTTCCCGGACAAGCGCGGTATGGCGACCGGCATGGCAATCATGGGTTTCGGTGGCGGTGCGATGGTCGGCGCTCCACTGGCTGCAGCCCTGATGGGCCACTTCGCTTCGCCAACCAGCGTGGGCGTATGGCAGAGCTTCCTGGTGATGGCCGCGATCTATTTCGTGTTCATGATCGGCGGCGCGCTGTCCTATCGCGTTCCGCCAACCGGGTGGAAGCCTGAAGGCTGGACGGCGCCGGCGAAAAAAGCCTCGAACGCGATGATCACTCACCGTCACGTTCACGTGAATGTAGCGTGGAAGACCCCGCAGTTCCGTCTGGTGTGGCTGGTGCTGTGCCTGAACGTCTCGGCGGGTATCGGCATCCTCGGCATGGCTTCGCCGCTGTTGCAGGAAGTGTTTGCCGGTAAATTGCTCGGCAACGATCTGACGTTCGGTCAGCTGGATGCTTCGCAACTGGCTTCGATCGCGGCGATTGCTGCCGGTTTCACCGGTTTGCTGAGCCTGTTCAACATCGGTGGCCGGTTCTTCTGGGCTTCGTTCTCGGACTATCTGGGCCGCAAAAACACCTATTTCGTGTTCTTCGCCCTGGGTTTTGCCCTCTACGCGTTGATCCCGAACCTGGGTCACCTGGGCAGCGTCGCGCTGTTCGTGGCGGCGTTCTGCATCATCTTGTCGATGTACGGTGGTGGCTTTGCCACGGTGCCGGCTTACCTGGCGGACCTGTTCGGTACGCAAATGGTCGGCGCCATCCACGGGCGTCTGTTGACGGCCTGGGCGGCGGCGGGTGTGTTGGGGCCGGTGTTGGTGAACTATCTGCGTGAATATCAGCTGAGCATCGGCGTTGAACGTGCCGCGGCTTACGACATCACCTTGTACATCCTCGCGGGCCTGCTGGTGCTGGGTTTCATCTGCAACCTGCTGGTGCGTCCGGTGGCCGACAAGTACTTCATGACCGACGCCGAACTGGCCGCCGAACAGGCGCTGGGCCACGACAAGGGTGCTGACGCCAGCACTGTGCTGGAGTGGAAAGCGGATGCCGGCACCAAGCCTTTGGCGGTGGCGGCGTGGCTGGTGGTGGGGATTCCGTTGGCGTGGGGGATTTGGGTGACCTTGCAGAAAACGGCGGTGCTGTTTCACTAA
- the hisB gene encoding imidazoleglycerol-phosphate dehydratase HisB: MAERMASVERDTLETQIKASINLDGTGKARFDIGVPFLEHMLDQIARHGLIDLDIVSKGDLHIDDHHTVEDVGITLGQAFTKAIGDKKGIRRYGHAYVPLDEALSRVVIDFSGRPGLQMHVPYTRATVGGFDVDLFQEFFQGFVNHANVTLHIDNLRGHNTHHQIETVFKAFGRALRMAVELDDRMAGQIPSTKGVL; this comes from the coding sequence ATGGCCGAACGTATGGCGTCTGTCGAGCGCGACACTCTGGAAACCCAGATCAAAGCCTCGATCAACCTGGATGGCACCGGAAAGGCCCGATTTGATATCGGTGTGCCTTTTCTTGAGCACATGCTGGACCAGATCGCCCGTCACGGGCTGATCGACCTGGATATTGTCAGCAAGGGCGACCTGCATATCGACGACCACCACACGGTGGAAGACGTCGGTATCACCCTGGGTCAGGCCTTCACCAAAGCCATCGGCGACAAGAAAGGCATCCGTCGCTACGGCCACGCCTACGTGCCGCTCGATGAAGCGCTGTCGCGTGTGGTGATCGACTTCTCCGGCCGTCCTGGCCTGCAGATGCATGTTCCGTATACCCGCGCCACCGTCGGCGGTTTCGACGTTGACCTGTTCCAGGAATTTTTCCAGGGCTTCGTCAACCACGCCAACGTCACCCTGCACATCGACAATCTGCGTGGGCACAACACCCACCACCAGATCGAGACCGTGTTCAAGGCTTTCGGTCGCGCCCTGCGCATGGCCGTGGAGCTGGATGACCGCATGGCCGGTCAGATTCCGTCCACCAAAGGCGTTCTGTAA
- a CDS encoding AsmA family protein, giving the protein MKAFGKILGLVLLGLLLIIVALGFALTHFFDPNDYKDEIRQIARDKAHIELTLNGDIGWSLFPWLGLELHEASVATLAKPAEPFADLQMLGLSVRVIPLLRREVQMSDVRVEGLNLRLNRDKDGHGNWEDIGKVPAPATATTSTTPPAASGEPAPATATPMEKPAQPIRLDIDSLTVNNARVEYNDEKTGKQFSAESIQLSTGPVHDSTNIPVKLTAFLGTNQPVLRVRTELAGELRFERALQRYKFEDMKLSGEVAGDPLQGKTMTFAAQGQLLLDKAANVAEWTGIKISANQLRALGELKANDLDKTPQISGGLSIAQFDLAKFVDSIGQKLPAMAEGSLSKVELVSQVAGTPTSLSLDNINLKLDDSNFSGRIAIEDFAKQSLRATLKADTFNVDRYLPPKSAEANSATQVRKAEVASTEADALAGPGNTPLPPSPTKGPWSSDRLFPVERLSKLDVAADLTFGQLTLDNLPIQNAALKATGQGGLLTLENLRGDLYDGNFEAKGTLDVRQQVPALNMQTRINNVPVEKILESQGKNPPVKGQVTLNSALTGSGNSQSALIESLNGNASFVINNGMLLNANLEQQLCKGIAILNRKTLSGEPRGKDTPFEELKGNLVLRNGVANNPDLKVRVPGMTVNGNGDIDLRVLGMDYRLGIIVEGDKSDMPDPACQVGEKYVGIEWPLRCRGPLELGAKACRLDNERMSQVASKLAGERISEKIDEKLGDKVSPELKNALKGLFKR; this is encoded by the coding sequence ATGAAAGCGTTCGGCAAAATCCTGGGTCTGGTACTTCTCGGGCTGTTGCTGATCATTGTGGCGCTGGGCTTTGCCCTGACCCACTTCTTCGATCCCAACGACTACAAAGACGAGATTCGCCAGATTGCCCGCGACAAGGCCCACATCGAGCTGACGCTCAATGGCGATATCGGCTGGAGCCTGTTCCCCTGGCTGGGGCTGGAATTGCACGAAGCCAGTGTTGCGACCCTGGCCAAGCCCGCCGAGCCATTTGCTGACTTGCAGATGCTCGGCCTCTCGGTCCGGGTCATTCCGCTGCTGCGCCGCGAAGTGCAGATGAGCGATGTGCGCGTCGAAGGCCTGAACCTGCGCCTGAACCGCGACAAGGACGGCCACGGCAATTGGGAAGACATCGGCAAGGTCCCGGCGCCTGCCACTGCGACCACGTCGACCACGCCGCCCGCCGCTAGCGGCGAACCTGCCCCGGCAACTGCTACTCCGATGGAAAAACCGGCGCAGCCGATCCGCCTGGACATCGACAGCCTGACGGTCAACAACGCCCGCGTTGAATACAACGACGAGAAAACCGGCAAGCAGTTCAGCGCCGAAAGCATCCAGCTGAGTACCGGCCCGGTCCATGACTCGACCAACATCCCGGTCAAACTCACGGCGTTCCTGGGCACCAACCAACCGGTTCTGCGGGTACGTACCGAGCTGGCCGGCGAGCTGCGTTTCGAGCGCGCGCTGCAACGCTACAAGTTCGAAGACATGAAACTCTCCGGTGAAGTTGCCGGGGATCCGCTGCAAGGCAAGACCATGACCTTCGCCGCTCAAGGTCAGCTGCTGCTGGACAAGGCCGCCAACGTCGCCGAATGGACCGGCATCAAGATCTCCGCCAACCAGCTGCGCGCCCTGGGCGAACTGAAAGCCAACGACCTCGACAAGACTCCGCAAATCAGCGGCGGCCTGTCGATTGCCCAATTCGATCTGGCGAAATTCGTCGACAGCATCGGCCAGAAACTCCCGGCGATGGCCGAAGGCAGCCTGAGCAAAGTCGAACTGGTCAGCCAGGTTGCCGGCACGCCGACCAGCCTGTCGCTCGATAACATCAACCTGAAACTCGACGACAGCAACTTCAGCGGCCGCATCGCCATCGAAGACTTCGCCAAGCAATCGCTGCGGGCAACCCTCAAGGCTGACACCTTCAACGTCGACCGTTACCTGCCGCCGAAATCCGCCGAAGCCAACAGCGCAACACAGGTGCGCAAGGCTGAAGTGGCCAGCACCGAGGCCGATGCCCTGGCTGGCCCGGGCAACACACCGCTGCCGCCATCACCGACCAAAGGCCCGTGGAGCAGCGACCGCCTGTTCCCGGTGGAGCGCCTGAGCAAACTCGACGTGGCCGCCGACCTGACCTTCGGCCAACTGACCCTCGACAACCTGCCGATCCAGAACGCAGCACTCAAGGCCACCGGCCAAGGTGGCTTGTTGACCCTGGAGAATCTGCGCGGCGATCTGTACGACGGCAACTTCGAAGCCAAGGGCACCCTGGATGTGCGCCAGCAAGTGCCGGCGCTGAACATGCAGACGCGCATCAACAACGTGCCAGTGGAGAAAATCCTCGAGAGCCAGGGGAAAAATCCGCCGGTCAAAGGCCAGGTCACGCTCAACAGCGCCCTGACAGGCAGTGGCAATAGCCAGAGCGCGCTGATCGAGAGCCTCAACGGCAACGCCAGCTTCGTCATCAACAACGGTATGTTGCTCAATGCCAACCTTGAGCAACAACTGTGCAAAGGCATCGCCATCCTGAATCGCAAAACCCTCAGTGGCGAACCACGGGGCAAGGACACACCGTTCGAAGAACTCAAGGGCAACCTGGTTTTGCGCAACGGCGTGGCCAATAACCCGGACCTGAAAGTGCGCGTCCCGGGCATGACCGTCAACGGTAACGGCGACATCGACCTGCGGGTGCTGGGCATGGATTACCGCCTGGGCATCATCGTCGAAGGCGACAAGAGCGACATGCCGGACCCGGCCTGTCAGGTCGGCGAGAAATACGTCGGCATCGAATGGCCGCTGCGTTGCCGTGGCCCACTGGAGCTGGGCGCCAAGGCTTGCCGCCTCGACAACGAACGCATGAGCCAGGTCGCCAGCAAACTGGCCGGCGAGCGCATCAGCGAAAAAATCGATGAGAAACTTGGCGATAAAGTCAGCCCGGAACTGAAAAACGCGCTCAAGGGGCTGTTCAAGCGATGA
- the mutY gene encoding A/G-specific adenine glycosylase, with amino-acid sequence MRAEQFSTAVLDWYDRHGRHDLPWQQGITPYRVWVSEIMLQQTQVSTVLNYFDRFMASLPTVEALAAAPEDEVLHLWTGLGYYTRARNLQKTAKIVVAEYGGEFPRDVEKLTGLPGIGLSTAGAIASLSMGIRAPILDGNVKRVLARFTAQEGYPGEPKVAKQLWANAERFTPHDRVNAYTQAMMDLGATLCTRSKPSCLLCPLKKGCEAHMLGLETRYPIPKPRKAVPQKRTLMPMLANGDGAILLYRRPSTGLWGGLWSLPELDDLDDLQHLASQHSLELGSQQALPSLVHTFSHFQLSIEPWLVQVQEAGHHVAEADWLWYNLATPPRLGLAAPVKTLLERAAAVLNAGESS; translated from the coding sequence ATGAGAGCCGAGCAGTTTTCAACGGCCGTGCTGGACTGGTACGACCGCCACGGTCGCCATGACTTGCCGTGGCAACAGGGCATCACCCCTTACCGGGTGTGGGTCTCGGAAATCATGTTGCAGCAGACCCAGGTCAGCACCGTGCTGAACTACTTCGACCGGTTCATGGCCTCGCTGCCAACCGTCGAAGCCCTGGCCGCCGCGCCGGAAGACGAAGTGCTGCACCTGTGGACCGGCCTCGGTTATTACACCCGGGCGCGCAACCTGCAAAAGACTGCGAAGATTGTGGTTGCCGAATATGGCGGCGAGTTTCCCCGCGATGTGGAGAAACTCACCGGGCTGCCGGGTATCGGCCTGTCCACCGCCGGGGCGATTGCCAGCCTGAGCATGGGCATCCGCGCGCCGATCCTCGATGGCAACGTCAAACGGGTGCTGGCGCGCTTTACCGCGCAAGAGGGTTATCCCGGCGAGCCGAAGGTCGCCAAACAGTTGTGGGCGAACGCTGAGCGCTTCACGCCGCATGACCGGGTCAACGCCTATACCCAGGCGATGATGGATCTGGGCGCCACGCTCTGCACCCGCAGCAAGCCGAGCTGCCTGCTCTGCCCACTGAAAAAGGGCTGCGAAGCACACATGCTCGGCCTGGAAACCCGCTACCCGATCCCCAAGCCGCGCAAAGCCGTGCCACAGAAACGCACACTGATGCCGATGCTCGCCAACGGCGACGGTGCGATTCTGCTTTACCGTCGCCCTTCCACGGGCCTGTGGGGCGGTCTCTGGAGCCTGCCGGAACTCGATGACCTCGACGACCTGCAACATCTGGCTTCGCAGCACTCGCTGGAACTGGGCAGCCAACAGGCACTGCCGAGCCTGGTACATACCTTCAGCCACTTTCAATTATCCATCGAACCCTGGCTGGTCCAGGTGCAGGAGGCCGGCCATCACGTGGCCGAGGCCGACTGGCTCTGGTATAACCTCGCCACCCCGCCGCGCCTGGGCCTTGCCGCCCCGGTCAAAACCTTGCTCGAACGCGCGGCCGCCGTATTGAACGCAGGAGAGTCGTCATGA
- the hisH gene encoding imidazole glycerol phosphate synthase subunit HisH encodes MQTVAVIDYGMGNLHSVAKALEHVGAGKVLITSDADVIREADRVVFPGVGAIRDCMAEIRRLGFDSLVREVSQDRPFLGICVGMQALLDRSEENDGVDCIGLFPGQVKFFGKDLHEDGEHLKVPHMGWNEVKQTVIHPLWHNIPDLARFYFVHSYYIAAGNARQVVGSGHYGVDFAAALADGSRFAVQFHPEKSHTHGLQLLQNFAAWDGRW; translated from the coding sequence ATGCAGACGGTCGCGGTTATCGACTACGGCATGGGCAACCTGCACTCGGTGGCCAAGGCCCTCGAGCATGTCGGTGCCGGCAAGGTGCTGATCACCAGCGATGCGGATGTGATTCGCGAAGCCGACCGGGTGGTATTCCCCGGCGTTGGCGCGATTCGCGATTGCATGGCGGAGATCCGTCGCCTGGGCTTCGATTCGCTGGTGCGTGAAGTCAGCCAGGACCGTCCGTTCCTCGGCATCTGCGTGGGCATGCAAGCCTTGCTCGACCGCAGCGAAGAAAACGACGGCGTCGATTGCATCGGCTTGTTTCCAGGCCAGGTGAAGTTCTTCGGCAAGGATCTGCACGAAGACGGCGAACATTTGAAAGTCCCGCACATGGGCTGGAACGAAGTGAAGCAGACGGTGATTCACCCGCTGTGGCACAACATTCCGGACCTGGCGCGCTTCTACTTCGTACACAGCTACTACATCGCCGCCGGCAATGCGCGGCAGGTGGTGGGTAGCGGTCATTACGGGGTCGATTTCGCCGCCGCGCTGGCCGATGGCTCGCGTTTCGCCGTGCAGTTCCACCCGGAGAAGAGCCATACCCATGGCCTGCAATTGCTGCAGAACTTCGCCGCGTGGGATGGTCGCTGGTAA
- a CDS encoding DUF2164 domain-containing protein produces MAAKKKPPILTLTPEQESEANHKIKRFMEDRFELDLGSFEAAEILELFTREIAPHYYNRAIFDVQTHLKERFESIESDLWALEKN; encoded by the coding sequence ATGGCTGCCAAAAAGAAGCCGCCGATCCTGACCCTCACTCCCGAGCAGGAGAGCGAGGCCAATCACAAGATCAAGCGCTTCATGGAGGATCGCTTCGAACTGGACCTGGGTTCGTTCGAAGCGGCTGAAATCCTTGAGCTGTTTACCCGCGAAATTGCTCCGCACTATTACAACAGGGCGATTTTCGATGTGCAGACGCACCTCAAAGAGAGGTTCGAAAGCATCGAAAGCGACCTGTGGGCGCTCGAGAAAAACTGA